A genomic segment from Pollutimonas thiosulfatoxidans encodes:
- a CDS encoding ATP-binding protein, translating to MTAPDLTSLIGRAERVLAQLEAWLPPAPPDIDWSAHAFRWRKRGARGWLDAVRHISTIHVEDLQHIERQKAIIDRNTRHFLHKKPANNVLMTGARGTGKSSLVKAMLAAYGDQGLRLIEVDKSDMADLGDIVDLIAPRPERFIIFCDDLSFEEGEAGYKALKSVLDGSVSASGDNVLIYATSNRRHLMPEYMSENLGAKHQSDGEIHPGETVEEKISLSERFGLWLSFYPFKQDDYLDIVNYWLDQHGCSSKNIQESRTEALQWALERGSRSGRVARQFARDWAARHA from the coding sequence GTGACTGCCCCCGACCTCACCTCCCTAATCGGACGCGCCGAACGTGTTCTGGCGCAACTTGAGGCGTGGCTGCCGCCGGCCCCCCCGGACATCGACTGGTCCGCGCATGCCTTTCGCTGGCGCAAGCGCGGGGCGCGCGGCTGGCTGGATGCCGTACGCCATATCTCCACGATACACGTGGAGGATCTACAGCACATCGAGCGGCAAAAGGCAATCATAGACCGCAACACCCGTCACTTTCTGCACAAGAAGCCTGCCAACAATGTACTGATGACGGGCGCCCGCGGCACGGGCAAAAGCTCGCTGGTGAAGGCGATGCTGGCCGCTTATGGCGACCAGGGCCTGCGATTGATTGAAGTCGACAAATCCGACATGGCCGACCTGGGCGACATCGTCGATCTGATTGCCCCGCGCCCCGAGCGTTTCATCATCTTCTGCGATGACCTGTCGTTCGAAGAAGGCGAAGCCGGGTACAAGGCACTGAAATCGGTCCTGGACGGCTCGGTCTCGGCCTCTGGAGACAATGTGTTGATCTACGCCACATCGAACCGACGCCACCTGATGCCCGAATACATGAGCGAGAACCTGGGCGCCAAGCATCAGTCGGACGGCGAGATCCACCCGGGCGAAACCGTGGAAGAGAAGATTTCACTGTCCGAACGCTTTGGCCTGTGGCTGTCGTTCTACCCCTTCAAGCAGGACGACTACCTGGACATTGTCAATTACTGGCTGGACCAGCACGGCTGCTCGTCGAAGAACATCCAGGAGTCGCGCACCGAAGCCTTGCAGTGGGCGTTGGAGCGCGGCTCGCGCTCTGGCCGCGTGGCACGTCAATTCGCTCGAGACTGGGCCGCCCGACATGCTTGA
- a CDS encoding polyprenyl synthetase family protein, whose amino-acid sequence MNLPELIAPIADDMKAVDAVIRARLDSEVVLIRTIGDYIVGAGGKRMRPALLLIMAKALGYQGTNHHLLAAVVEFIHTATLLHDDVVDESDLRRGRSTANAVFGNAASVLVGDYLYSRSFEMMVESNSMPAMSVLSAATTVIAEGEVLQLLNVHDPDVSMERYLQVVRYKTAKLFEAATEVGAIVGGATTAQQAAAAAYGRHIGTAFQLIDDVLDYSGDADALGKNVGDDLREGKPTLPLIRVMEVGSAAQKQLIQDAIRTGEADFSAVARAIQDTEALDYTRVAATAEAELAREALQGLPISVHQESLLEFCSFAIERDR is encoded by the coding sequence TTGAATCTCCCCGAGTTAATTGCACCCATTGCAGACGACATGAAAGCGGTCGATGCGGTTATCCGCGCCCGCCTTGATTCCGAGGTCGTGCTGATACGCACCATCGGTGACTACATCGTCGGGGCCGGCGGCAAACGCATGCGACCGGCGCTGTTGCTGATCATGGCCAAAGCCTTGGGTTACCAAGGCACCAACCACCATCTGCTGGCGGCCGTGGTGGAGTTCATCCATACCGCCACCCTGTTGCATGACGACGTCGTGGATGAATCAGACTTGCGACGCGGGCGCAGCACGGCCAACGCCGTCTTTGGCAACGCCGCCAGCGTGTTGGTGGGTGATTATCTGTATTCGCGCTCGTTCGAGATGATGGTGGAGTCGAACTCCATGCCCGCCATGTCGGTCCTATCGGCCGCCACCACCGTCATCGCCGAAGGCGAAGTGCTGCAGTTGCTTAATGTGCACGACCCCGATGTTTCGATGGAGCGCTACCTGCAAGTGGTGCGTTACAAGACAGCCAAGCTGTTCGAGGCGGCAACAGAAGTTGGCGCCATCGTCGGCGGGGCGACAACCGCCCAGCAGGCGGCCGCTGCCGCCTATGGCCGGCACATAGGCACAGCCTTCCAGCTGATCGACGACGTGCTCGATTACAGCGGCGACGCCGATGCGCTGGGGAAAAACGTGGGGGACGACCTGCGCGAAGGCAAGCCTACCTTGCCATTGATCAGAGTAATGGAGGTGGGCAGCGCCGCACAGAAGCAACTGATACAAGACGCCATCCGCACCGGAGAGGCCGATTTTTCAGCCGTGGCCCGCGCCATCCAGGACACCGAGGCGCTGGACTACACCCGCGTAGCAGCAACCGCGGAAGCCGAGCTGGCACGCGAGGCCTTGCAGGGTTTGCCTATTTCCGTTCATCAGGAATCTTTGCTAGAATTTTGTTCTTTCGCGATAGAACGCGATCGGTAA
- a CDS encoding type II toxin-antitoxin system VapC family toxin encodes MNGVLVDTSVWVDHFRRENQGLVYLLERDRALVHPMVLGELACGTPPNRARTLVDLDSLQHSQQATLKETLDFVESEKLYGLGCGLVDMLLLASTMMTPQTELWTLDKRLSALAERCGVMHRSATR; translated from the coding sequence ATGAATGGTGTATTGGTTGATACTTCGGTATGGGTCGATCACTTCCGACGGGAGAATCAAGGATTGGTCTATTTGCTGGAGCGCGACCGTGCTTTGGTGCATCCCATGGTTCTTGGTGAATTGGCCTGTGGAACCCCACCCAATCGGGCACGTACTCTGGTCGATCTCGATAGCCTGCAGCACTCCCAACAAGCAACCCTGAAAGAAACCTTGGATTTCGTTGAATCCGAAAAACTTTACGGTTTAGGCTGCGGGCTGGTTGATATGCTGCTCTTGGCTTCGACCATGATGACGCCACAAACTGAGCTCTGGACATTGGATAAGCGCCTTTCAGCCTTGGCAGAACGCTGCGGAGTGATGCACCGGTCAGCTACTCGCTGA
- a CDS encoding NADP(H)-dependent aldo-keto reductase — MKYRKLGHTDLDVSLIGLGTMTWGEQNTESEAHQQIDYALTQGVNLVDAAEMYPVPPKPETQGRTETYIGTWLAKTGRRKDIVLTSKVSGPATDPKRPGHIRGGQTRLDRKNMTEALDASLKRLQTDHLDLYQLHWPDRTTTTFGRPNYPWKADAYTVPVEETLEVLQDFVKAGKVRHIGVSNETPWGVAQYLKFAETRKLPRIVSIQNPYSLLNRIYENGLSEFSHLEGVGLLAYSPLAMGVLSGKYLNGARPDGARMTLFTRFDRYSKPQAERATAEYVQLARDHGLSPATMALAFVNQQPFVTSNLIGATGLDQLKENIDSVDVTLSEEMLEAIQAIHLRYPNPSP; from the coding sequence TTGAAATACCGCAAACTTGGACACACAGACCTTGATGTCAGCCTGATCGGCCTGGGCACCATGACGTGGGGTGAGCAGAACACTGAATCCGAAGCTCACCAGCAGATTGATTACGCCTTGACGCAGGGTGTGAACCTGGTGGATGCCGCTGAAATGTATCCCGTGCCGCCCAAGCCGGAGACACAAGGCCGCACGGAAACGTATATTGGCACCTGGCTGGCCAAAACCGGACGACGCAAGGACATCGTATTGACCAGCAAAGTCTCGGGCCCCGCCACCGACCCGAAACGCCCTGGCCATATTCGTGGCGGCCAGACGCGTTTGGATCGCAAGAACATGACCGAAGCGCTGGACGCGAGCCTGAAACGCCTGCAGACCGATCATCTTGATCTGTACCAATTGCACTGGCCGGATCGCACCACCACCACATTCGGCCGCCCAAACTACCCCTGGAAGGCTGACGCCTACACAGTGCCCGTTGAGGAAACCCTTGAGGTCCTGCAAGACTTCGTCAAGGCGGGCAAGGTACGCCATATTGGGGTATCCAACGAAACACCCTGGGGCGTGGCGCAATACCTGAAGTTCGCCGAAACGCGTAAGCTCCCCCGCATCGTATCTATTCAAAACCCCTACAGTCTGCTCAACCGCATCTACGAGAACGGCCTGTCCGAATTCAGCCACCTGGAAGGCGTGGGGCTACTGGCGTACTCGCCCTTGGCCATGGGTGTGCTGTCGGGCAAATACCTGAACGGCGCCCGCCCAGACGGTGCCCGCATGACGCTGTTCACGCGTTTCGACCGCTACTCGAAGCCCCAGGCTGAACGTGCTACGGCCGAGTATGTGCAGTTGGCACGTGACCACGGCTTATCTCCTGCAACCATGGCGCTGGCGTTTGTTAACCAGCAGCCCTTTGTCACCAGTAACCTGATAGGCGCAACCGGGCTGGATCAGTTGAAGGAAAATATCGACAGCGTCGACGTTACGCTATCAGAAGAAATGCTGGAAGCCATCCAGGCCATCCATCTACGTTATCCGAATCCGTCGCCTTAA